The stretch of DNA tgtttattGAAGACTGATGTACTTTTACCTCATATCATGTACGGGCAtagctacaaatgtaaccttTAGTGCTGTATGAACGTACGTACTTCCGTTTTTCCCTTTTCAACACTCCCACACAGCATTGAAAATATTCCGTCAGAAGCATGTATATGAGAACGTATGGTTTGtaaatgtaggtatgtagTGTGCTATGTACAAAAGTTGTAACACTGTTACATGAGGATAGACATGCAAATTGCGTGCTTCGTTATCACATTAATGCTTTTCTCTCCATGCTTCTGGCAGAGGTAAACTTTCAGGCCATATCAAAGACCCtcattcttatttttctcccATTGTACTTTACATATAGCACGAATTAATAAATGGGCAAAGTGGAAAACaggtatgaaaaattaaaaaaatactcaattttCCTCCCTACACATCCGAgggaattcattttaattccaaatatttctatgtaaacaaaaaaatgcaaaatatgcaTGAAATGCATGAATGTTGCAGAAAAATTAAGTTCActggggaattttattttttttagtaaattttttacaaaaataacgTGTAAggggttgaatttatttttttccttgtaaaattatattgtaattttcttcctGAGAGAGATAAATTATTCTGCATTACTggataaatttgcaaaaatgtcaaaaataaaGTGTTACCGATCTGGTCCAATTACACCAAATCCCTTCTTTAATTTCCTCCGTACATTTCGACCGCAACATTGTGGTAAGACAATCATCGAAATTGCCAGAGAGGGAGCAAAATTGTGGTCATCAATGACACCATTGGAGAAGGAGCAATACTACGTACAGGTATAGAGTGcaatgcatgaaaattttctcaattctacttgcaaaagtttcaatttttttcattctttctttcCACCCGCACTGTTCTATTTGTTACAAAGTTTTACCAGATGGAAATTTCAATATCTCTCTATTCTTATATATTTGTTCGTTTGGTGCAAATGCACCATaagttgaaaattctcttgcgAAAGAGTTTATTAAAGGATTTCAGCTACATACAAATGGGAGGAAACAATCTCTGTGAAAGTTttacagaataaattttaaatgtaaaattttgttgcaattttcagGCAAGAACTGCACGACCCTACAGAAAAAGGAGTCAAAACTCCTACTAttacgatgatgatgatgatgattacGAAACTATGTTTAGGCCTGAAACTGCAGGACAAAATTTCAGTAATTCAACAACTATTGGACAAATCTGCGATAGTCACTGCCGACTACAGAATATGGACAAATGCTTTAATTGGAACATCCTCGCCACATTTCTCTTTGCCATCTCTGTCATTGTCTTCATATTCGAAATTATGAATCAATGAATCACAGGGCAATTAACATGGGGATAGGTCGTataaggaacaaaaaaaacaacattagTGGCAATAAATCATGCAGAAGTGAAATAAACTTGTCACATTTTGTGCTTTCTAAATGTGAATTCAGCACATTTACtgtattttcttgaatataaTAGAGAAATTATGTAATTAGTGTTCACCACACTAGCTCATTAGGGTTTCCCCCCTTGCGTACCACCTCCCCCACAACTGGAAAATCCACACAACATGTCATTCAATGGAGGACAAGAAAAACAGCACATTGTTAGCAAAAAGCTCCACTACTGCTGTGTATATAATTTGATGTCGATCATCAACGATAAAGCACACGCGGAGaccaaaatgcattttaaattcCCATTTTGCTGTTCTATGTTATGTTTCACTGGAACTTTATATAGCGCGAGTTATTTCACAAGGTATTATGTGGGGGTAGAGAACATAATAAGCATAAATAGATTAATACAACCCCTGTTAActgttttgatttaatttcacaaattgAGTTTCGAATCttctataattttattaaaaaataaattttctttattaaattcatttgatttaaaaaataaattaattgcgtgttttattaattttgggaTGACACgtcattgataaaatattaatgtatCGTGTGGAGGTGCACAGTTTTACAcggtttaataaaaattgccgctaaaatcatggaaaatttaaggaattttttaatgcaGTTCGTtacaattattaaaatttcattgtttCTTAATGGTTAAAAATCGTTTCTTTAAATTACACAACGACCGAAGAAACTCATTCCTTCAACATTGACcgatatcttaaaaaaaaaactttaaatttgtGTTATAGAATTACCTCAATTTTGTATGAGCTATAAAAGaagctaaaatttagtaaaatactTTTCGTGAGACAGCAATTGATTCCAGTCAAAGAAAGggattaatttacaaatttccATTTCCACTAGAAActatatttaattctttttcgctAAATCCTTGTTTCAATagcataattaatttattaatacaaaaaaaaagataaaataattctcaagaATCGGACGAGATTCGGGAAAtacttcatttatttttctaaataaaaaaaatgaaataccCTCACGCAATTCATGGTTATTACCCCTTCTAGTGTCAGAAgagcaaagaattttttgataaaactttatttaacgATCAATTCgatattttaagttttcaacgagaaaagttttgtttaaataaaaaaaacaatgaacaGCTCAACTCCAAAAGCTTGGAATTggaaacagattttttttgggcaaactttcttgcaattttcgtGTTTATCATAAACTAATTGAAGGATTTTCAATGCATTAAATAACTAtaacaaattataaaaattaattattaaaatatagaTTTTGTGCTCTTCAGATTATTacgaaacttttcaatttttcctgcCTCAAAGACGGCTTTCTCaagtttaatttcttctaTTCAAAATTTCTAAGTAAATCTTTACCCCACAAGAAACAATCAACCCCTAATTTTAGAACCCAACTAAGATCAATTTTGCGGAGAACTATGTCAAATAATTATATGATTTAATCTATGAGTTGAATTCCTCTTTGATCCTtttgaaaagtcaatcataacgcgtccagttattagagttggtataccacaacgcggatgggtcagtctatgcgttgaaatttaatttttaagtagtattagtaggcaaaggtgatttttttatgaaattcatcaatttgaaagacaaaaatggttatatctcaagttctattgcacatacagaaatttcttgactagttatgaaaaaggtattgaaataagctataatctgacatatatttcgatacatttcaaggtcacatccagaacacaaaatggcggattttagttctaccaaaacagttttttgcactttttgtcctcaaggaatggttctagaggtttctgatgttttagaaagttgtagataattgcaaaacctttaatttgataccaagttgagccaAATCGGAgaagccgttcaggagatatgactcttagaacttttcaaattcaagaatttttcaaatggccatatctcctaaacggcgacatagattttcttcattttcggactggtgaaagatattgagtcaggctacaacatatcaaaatttaaaagatttgcctaatggggattcggagatattgccctttaaagttatgcaatttttgtttttgtttttagcgcctcttgcggatgtttttgaaacattaaatgttctaaacagttgtagggcttctcaatacctttcatttgataccaagatgat from Lutzomyia longipalpis isolate SR_M1_2022 chromosome 1, ASM2433408v1 encodes:
- the LOC129792879 gene encoding uncharacterized protein LOC129792879; translation: MSKIKCYRSGPITPNPFFNFLRTFRPQHCGKTIIEIAREGAKLWSSMTPLEKEQYYVQARTARPYRKRSQNSYYYDDDDDDYETMFRPETAGQNFSNSTTIGQICDSHCRLQNMDKCFNWNILATFLFAISVIVFIFEIMNQ